The genome window GCaaacctctttgtcgagtgcccgaaaaaagtactcggcaaagaaggctttgccgatgcactgtttgccgagccttctttgccgagtgtcacactcggcaaagcatttgtcgagtgtttttaaggatttgccgagtgcttcgggcactcggcaaagcactcgTTTCTGGTAGTATATAACGACATGCCGATAGTTCATTTATAGTCCAAAAGGGTTCCGAACTAGCCAACTATCTTCATAGCAGTATGATGCCATGATACTGAACAAAAAGAATTATATATGATCCCAAGCCAACACGGATatatagggtctgtttggttggattgtggctgtgaaaaaagttgttgtgggtTGTGAGCTGTAGAAAAAGCTACTGTAGGCTGTAagatgttaaaaagctaaaaaccgtttggtggaaaccactaaaagtcgttaaaaattcttcgatatatgttttcacagttccatccgaaaagtCACTAAAAGCAGAACtaggggtgctttcagatttgcactacgagaaagtcggcttttagaaaaagctgtttcctggatccatctctttggttggcttttgacttttagacgggcaaaagtcaaaccaaacacacccacaGGATCGCGGCGACCATGAGTGTCACGTGGCCATTTGACAAAGCCGCCAGGAGTTCAAACGCTTGGGACAAATAATTCATCATCTACTCCTTGACCACATGTACGTATTGTTGCGTGCCTGTACAGTTGTACTGTTGCCTTCTAGCTAGTAGTTCTGTATTATCATTAGTCCTCTCTCCTACACATTAACAAACGCAATAGTACTCTTTATTACTAAAAGGTGTAGGGAACTAATAATAATTGGTTTGTCTTCTACTCCGTACTGCTATATGCAACGACTATTGGTTTGTCTTCATGAGGGTACTGATCCAACGGTTCTATGCCTTTAGTGTACATGATGATGTACACATAATCCTGATCAACCAGATACCTATACGTAGGAAGCATTATATTAATCTAGAAAGATTAATTTCCAAAGCAAGGATGTAGTATCATCATCTACTACAATCTTATGAATCCTAACGGAACTTGGTTGATGTAAGTGTATAAGATGTAATTAATTGCATCAACACACAACGAATATCATACTCTATTTTAACTAAATGATACCTCCCATGTTGCTGCAAAAAAAAATTGTAATGTTATACAGATTATGGAAGATTTAGGTATATCAAATTTTATAGTCGAGTTATTGTGACATAAAAGGCACTACGGGTACTAGAGAAAATCACAGAGAGGAGGCTTAGGCCTAAACCACCGCTGGATCAAGGCGCTAACATGCAGATTGCACACACACGCTCAAACTTAAGCTAGTGCATTTTCTATGCGCGCTAGCTTTTAGTAGTGAGAGAGTAAAGCTAGCCGACTGTAGTTACTCTTGAAGCCCAAACTATTGCTATAATGATTGCACACACATACTCTATTTTATAATGACTGTAGTTACGCTTGAAGCCCAAACTATTGCTATAATGATTGTTGTACCCGCGTGGATCATATAGAGTTTGTGGTACACCTACAATCTTTATGAAGGATCGAATCAAACAACCAAAGTGGATGAATTAGAGCCAATAAAAATTATTTGCGCTCAAGAAATTTTGGTTTGCTTCCTAATGCTACACCCAAAccttcaaaactctaaaaatcaCTGTTAGTTTTGTATAGTAGAGCATTAGCAATTATCTATTAAAAAGTTTCCAAAAACCCAGTTTAAACAAGGGCATTGTGAAGCTAGGTAAGTCCTACTAGGAGCAATAACTTTGAGTGGAAGGGAAATATGCTATATGTCATTTCTAActtagttttggtgattaatgaccaaCACAACCCCAAATACTAACTAGTTTGATGAGTGTGTACTTGCAGGTTCATAAAGACTAGATTATGGAATCCAACTCAACTTATCGCTCAAATAGAGGCAAAATAGAACAAATATTGGATGAGGTGAGTTGTGACTAGTTCACATGTTTGGATAAGTTCTAGCTGTCGTTAGGAACATTTTTTAGCATCTTAGATCCTTTGGACTAAGAGATTTTAGAAAAGGTGCATTTGGAGACGAGTTTGAGCCTAGAACATGATTTTGAGTTGGAGACAAGCAAAATGTGAGAATCCATGTGTTCGGGTGTGATAATTAGGAGTACCTAGATTATCCCTCTAAAAACGCACTCATGAGAGGTTAAGACATAGCCCCCGAAGGAAAGCAGCCGAGACACCTCTAAACCCGAGGCCCACCGCGGAGGCTTCCCTACAGACACCGAGGCCCCTCCCCGAGGGTCGCCCGCTTCAGgcaaatctccgcctcgcccaaagtAACCACCACTCcatccgtctcgcccgagccgaTCCTAGGCAGATAGGACAAAGGCACCCAAAGGCTAGCGGGGGACACTCGCATTTAATGCGCACACCTATCCCACGCAGAGGCACATGAGCATAGTGACTACAAGACATCGGTCATATCCAGACGCAACAACATGATTACGCTCCCACCACTGTGCAAGCCACTGTTTCACACCCTTTTATCATCAtaatagaaaaggaaaaaaagaatgGGACACCTAATCTCAATCTCTCGCTGCCTAGATGTTTTTTTCTTGAATTCCCTATATACTATTGTCAGTTGCTTTGTTGCATCATGATTTTCATGTGTATATTTACAACGGTAAGGATTTGTTATATTCTCACTTATTTTTCAAAAAAGTGGTTTCAATTATTTAAAAAGGTGATCCAATATCTTTTAAAAAGGTTTAGCAACCTAAAAGAAGGGAAACATTAGAGAGTAAAGGTTTTGTGACTATTAATATTTATTAAGGGACTTTCTAAACATGATATTTATGGAGTTTTTTAATGGGAACTATTATTGATGCTCTTATAAGATaagcttagagcatctccaaaagctCCCAATTATATACATAAAACAATATTTTAGAGGTAAATGTGGAAAACCTCTATCCAACAAATCCTATTCTATGCTCCTAATTTTTTCGGTGCCCCAAAACCAAAGCTTTGCGGTATAGATTTAGGGTTAAGCCACTGTCGTCCCAACATGTGTTTTTTGCGGTACGTGAGGGCCTCCCACTCTCCCAGTCTGGACGGCTGGACCTCGTGGCGTCATCAACGTACGCCGTGCTCCCCTGCGACGCTCCGCGGTGCCGCACACTCCAGTTCACGTCATGCGGCAGCCAGGAGAGGTGGTCGCTCCCTTACTAGCTCAATGTCACAAGCTTCTACTGCTTCACCTCCATATTCAGTTTAAGAAAAGGTCAACCGAGCTTGATGGATTGCATTGGGATATTTTTAAGGAACTCTTGGATTTGGTATATTTTTTGAGCTTTTAGACTTTTGAGATGAGCCTAATATAGAGATATTTGGAACATAAATACTAGAAGCCGTTGGAGATGGTCTTAAAAATAGTTTTTTGTTAAATTGTCTAGAATCACAACCAAACATGTCAAGAATATGCTTGTGCACGGTGTCGACAGGGCCGACCCCAAGGGGTGCCGTGGGTGCGGCCCCACCGGACCCAAAAAATAGAGGGCCCCCTAGCCACTAGACACTAGCATTTTTTTGTTAAATCTATCTATTCTAGACACAAATACGCATAAAACGATACGCTATCGAATTATCGACTAGTCTCATTTATattgttaaactaatgtctcaattacttatcgAACTATTTATGGTCAACAATAACTCAAGAGAGGTTAAATGGCTTGACGATTCTATATATCGAAAAAGTTATTGGATGAGACTGATCTCGATGATATAAGCGATGACTTTGTATCACTAAATGTTAGAAGATATTTGTAATAATATTATATAACAAATAAGTATTttttgctatattttatatctattatcttataaactttaaaacaatgcataataatttttatacgtTAAATATTCAGTGATATgtgtataattatatatatttgtgtgtAGATGGAGTATTTATATCGAATTTCGCATTGTGCCCCTGAAAAGCCAGGAACGGCCCCGGGTGTCGATAGAAGCTAAGGCCCTCGTTTTACTAGCTACACCAGGCAAATGATTTGCATAAATAacttaaaaataaataaaagtGAAATGTAAACGGACTGTGGGCGAGCGGCCACGGTGTACCCGTGGACCCGGTCCATGTGACTCACGTCCTCGTCGACACAGTCCGGCACCTTTCCCTCGCCCTTCCTACCGTTACCCATCGGGCATCGCGCACGGCTGCCGCTTTGCGGCCCCTGCCTCTGGCAGCCTGTCGACGTCCCCGTAGGCGTCCCCTCGCCCGCCACCGTGCGCCAGCCGCCAACCCTCCCCTCGTACCCGGAGCCCCGCGCCGCTGATCCACTCCGGAACTCACCATCTATATAAACCACCACCTCCCCAGGGCCCAGGCACAAGAAACCAACACTTGAGTTCACTTCACCTCTACTACACAGGACAGCGCACACGGCACACCCCACCCACCAGGGCCACTACCAGGTCACCACTCAGGCACTCACCACCACCGCTCTCTCGGAGGCCAAATcccccaagaccaagggaaaggagGGAGAGAAAGAGACCGTCCCCTCCCCTCCTTTCCTTTCGGTGAGGTGGTGAGCAATGGAGCCGGCAGCGGCGGTGGAGCGGCTGGCGCAGCgcctggtgccgccggcggagccCACCCCCACCGGCCCTCACGGCCTGTCGTGGCTGGACCGGTACCCGACGCAGATGGCGCTCATCGAGTCGCTGCACGTCTTCAAGCCCGACCCGGCGCGTGACGGGGCGAGCCCCTCGGAGACCATCGAGCGGGCCCTCGCGCGGGCGCTGGTCGACTACTACCCGCTGGCCGGCCGCCTCGCCGTTTCCGAGGGCGCCGGGGGCCTCCACGTCGACTGCAGCGCCGAGGGCGTCTGGTTTATCGAGGCCGCTGTGCGGTGCCGCCTGGAGGACGTCGACTACCTCGAGTACCCGCTCCAGATCCCCAAGGACGACCTGCTGCCGCACCCGCTGCCGAGGCCTACCCACCAGGAGGAGAGCAAGCTGATCCTACTCGTCCAGGTACGCGCACACGCACAGGCGGCCGTCCGTGGATTAATTCCATCTGCATTGTGCGGGATTGCGTTGCTTCGCCGTGGATTTGCGACTcccagctctctctctctctctctctctctctctctctctctctctctctctctgacctCTCCGTGCAGGTGACAGCGTTCGAGTGCGGCGGCTTCGTGGTGGGCTTCCGGTTCAGCCACGCGGTGGCGGACGGGCTCGGCGCGGCCAAGTTCATGGGCGCGGTGGGGGAGCTGGCGCGCGGGGCGGACCGGGTCTCCGTGGCGCCCACCTGGGCCCGCGACGCCATCCCGGACCCGGCCGGCGCGCTGGTCGGCAGCCTCCCCGAGCCCACGGGCGCCAAGCGCCTCGAGTACCTGGCCGTGGACATCTCCGCTGACTACATCGACCACTTCAAGTCCCAGTTCGCGGCGGCCACGGGCGGGGGCCGCTGCTCCGCGTTCGAGGTGCTCATCGCCAAGGCGTGGCAGAGCCGCACCCGCGCGGCGGGGTTCGAGGACCCGGACACCCCCGTGCAGCTCTGCTTCGCCATGAACGCGCGGCCGCTTCTCGGCGCCCGCCTCCCGCGTGGCGGCGCCGGCTTCTACGGCAACTGCTACTACATCATGCGCGTCGCATCCACGGCCGACAAGGTGTCCTCGTCGTCCGTCGCCGACGTGGTGAAGGTCATCAGGGAGGGAAAGAAGCGGCTGCCGTCCGAGTTCGCGCGGTGGGCCGCGGGGGAGGAGGACGCCGACCCCTACCAGATCACCTCCGACTACCGGACGCTGCTGGTGTCGGACTGGACGCGGCTGGGCTTCGCGGAGGTGGACTACGGCTGGGGCCCGCCCGCCCACGTGGTGCCGCTGACGAACTTGGACTACATCGCCACGTGCATCCTCGTCAAGCCATGGGCCCACAAGCCAGGGGCGAGGCTCATCACGCAGTGCGTGACGCCCGACCGCGTCTCGCGCTTCCACGACGCCATGGTGGACATGAACTAGTGTCCCGTCGACCACACGGCCTTCGTCTCCGTCAGCCCCCCGTTTGTTCATCGGTTTCTTGATTTTTTTTCTCTCGTCTCCGTTACTGTGGTAATTAGCAGTCGGTAATTAGTAATCACGTTGCAGCCTTCTGGCGAGTggtcaacaacaacaacaaaaatgCAAACAGTAAACTAATACGTATAGCAATAACAAAAAAGATACTAATAACAAAGGTGGTGGCGTACATACAGACAAGACAAGCAGCCAGCTAGAGCCAGGAGAGGTGAAATGAAGGACAGGAGGAGAGGTATGGCGGGACAGCTAGAATAGTTGTTGGGATTGGTATTGGATTCCTTATTTTCTTTGGGTGTATTCTCTTTTGTCGGTGCCGGGTTTTTTCTCTTTTGTGCTCCTTTCTGGTTCTTGGGGGCTTTGATTTGAAGGAAATATCAAAGCTGGACTTGGTGGGAAGCCACCAACTAGTCTGCCCCTAAATACTATAATCAGATTTTATTTGTAATATAGTAGTGTTAACTCTTTTTTTTGGGTCAAATTGTATACACATGAACTACAAGATATGTGATCTTGCAAAGAAACATAGCAGTAATGGGTACATACTGCATATTATTTTTCGCGTGAACATCTGCATGATTTATTACGGGCAATTTTTCTATCtctatttttttttaattttcacTTTAATTTCGTTTATATCTTATATGTTAAATTTAGAACCGAATCAATTAAATCATGGGCGAGTCGGTTTTCTTTTTTACGTGAGATCATTTGGAGTTGGAGCCCACTCTATAAATTAGGAAGACAACTTCTAAACACAAGACAAAAAGATAATCTAGTAGGTCGTGGTGGGAGAGTTTTTTTGTTTCTCGGTAGAATCTACTAGGTCTAGGTGAGATTGCTCTCGACCTCAGGCTAACTTCATCTCTGGCATCGGCTTTactaaggccccgtttggtttCATTAGCtataggactaaactttagtccctagactaaactttagtctctagCCTGTTTGGTTGTAGGGACTAATTAGATTCTAAAAACTATACAAAGTCTGAAATACCCTTGCCTTGCCGGTAACCGTTGAGAGTCTGCAGTGTATAGAGCTGTACGTATTGTCTTCAGTGTATACTAAACCCTGTTAGCTTCAGTACATTTGCATGTAGCTGTGTATAATCAGGTTAGTGATAAGGGCAGCTGAGGGAAAAAAAAGGTTTAGTCCCCTTTAGCTATCCCTTAAGGGACTAGGGACTAAATTGGTTTAGTCCCTTCTTTAGTCCTTATGTTTGGTAAATTAgagactaaaagggactaaatttgtcggggaccataattaggggtacccccaagactcccaatctcagctggtaaccccatcagcacaaagctgcaaaggcctgatgggcgcgatcaaGGTCAAGGCtcaatccactcaagggacacgatctcgcctcgcccgagcccagcctcgggcaaaggcagccgaccccgaaggattcacgtctcgcccgagggtcccctcaagcaacgagcgcaccttcgactcgtccgaggcccagctcaggcaggcttcgcggagaagcaaccttggccagatcgccacgccaaccgaccgtatcgcaggagcatttaatgcaaggatagactgacaccttatcctgacgcgcgctcctaggtcgacagagccgaagtgaccgcagtcacttcgccgctccactgaccgacctgacaggaaaacagcatcgcctgccccgctccgactgctgtgccactcgacagagtgaggctgacagcagctaagtccaacctcgggcgccatgggaagctccgcctcgcccgacctagggctcggactcagcctcgaccccggaagacggactccgcctcgcccgaccccagggctccgactcagccttggcctcggaagacggactccgcctcgcccgaccccagggctcggactcagcctcgaccccagaagacgaactccgcctcgcccgaccccagggctcggactcagcctcggtctcggaagacggactgtgcctctcccgaccccagggctcggactcggcctcggaagacggactccgcctcgcccgaccccaaggctcggactcagcctcgaccccggaagacgaactccgcctcgaccgaccccagggctcggactcagcctcggcctcggaagacggactccgcctcgcccgaccctgtcacactcgggttttaggggtccaaagcccgggcgcgaacataatcaccaggtgtgctgggaccaagtctcacacatatgatgaatcatggcacatgatcgaatgtcacatctttactatataacaggagttctgtacaaaataaataaataattacattataaggagacaacggtccagcaacccaaagttgactgggagacgacggcctagatctctctcacgaactcatcgcagcgtcctccatgcgcctcatcctgcggtacctgttcttgacctgtgtgggggggggtgtgagacagcaagagtgagctcacatacgttcatcgctcaacaagttgtgggggataatgtgcatgaactcgccaaaggtgggagctcacgtgaagtgtaaggcttaccaaagaggatggttagagctgagcattgcttttaaagttggtcaaaattttattagcaattactaagtataagtaaataccaacccaattaagtagttgaACAAAagtagtaacaacatcacctgcgatgcaatgcatatgacaaattgaatttagttccataaattaatcatcagagagtcctgagctgctcatgaccgtgagctcggctagtataccagttttacactctgcagaggtggtaccctttacccacaagtcatgttacccatctgctaagggatcgcgacttcccatacacctctaccgaggaggcgaggcagggtaacactacgaggcctttacaaagttccactagcttcagaaaacccgctacagtttataggaagctccaatgcagggttcttgtctgaccaccatcgcagcaaaatcaaccaaggacctccctacactgaccactcccctactgcccttgccccttttgggttaggtagtcctccactagctttcctaattaatcagccaagggcgtccataaacccttgtggtggcacgtgtttctcaagttaagctctatgttccaattaacataatgatcttatcatgaacagtaaataacaatggATAACATAAGTATAattatgaataatgtatcttcatacccaaaatcacataaagcactagcaagtact of Zea mays cultivar B73 chromosome 8, Zm-B73-REFERENCE-NAM-5.0, whole genome shotgun sequence contains these proteins:
- the LOC103635544 gene encoding acyl transferase 7; the protein is MEPAAAVERLAQRLVPPAEPTPTGPHGLSWLDRYPTQMALIESLHVFKPDPARDGASPSETIERALARALVDYYPLAGRLAVSEGAGGLHVDCSAEGVWFIEAAVRCRLEDVDYLEYPLQIPKDDLLPHPLPRPTHQEESKLILLVQVTAFECGGFVVGFRFSHAVADGLGAAKFMGAVGELARGADRVSVAPTWARDAIPDPAGALVGSLPEPTGAKRLEYLAVDISADYIDHFKSQFAAATGGGRCSAFEVLIAKAWQSRTRAAGFEDPDTPVQLCFAMNARPLLGARLPRGGAGFYGNCYYIMRVASTADKVSSSSVADVVKVIREGKKRLPSEFARWAAGEEDADPYQITSDYRTLLVSDWTRLGFAEVDYGWGPPAHVVPLTNLDYIATCILVKPWAHKPGARLITQCVTPDRVSRFHDAMVDMN